One stretch of Juglans microcarpa x Juglans regia isolate MS1-56 chromosome 3D, Jm3101_v1.0, whole genome shotgun sequence DNA includes these proteins:
- the LOC121254325 gene encoding alpha,alpha-trehalose-phosphate synthase [UDP-forming] 6, translating into MVSRSYSNLLELASGESPSFGRMSRRIPRIMNVAGLISDIDDDPSESVSSDPSSSSAQRDRLIIVANQLPIRAQRKTDGSKGWLFIWDENSLLLQLKDGIGDDDMEVIYVGCLKEDIHPNEQDEVSQILLESFKCVPTFVPPDLFSRYYHGFCKQQLWPLFHYMLPLSPDLGGRFNRSLWQAYVSVNKIFADRIMEVINPEDDFVWVHDYHLMVLPTFLRKRFNRVKLGFFLHSPFPSSEIYKTLPIREELLRALLNSDLIGFHTFDYARHFLSCCSRMLGLTYESKRGYIGLEYYGRTVSIKILPVGIHMGQLQSVLSLPGTEEKVAELLSQYCDQGRIMLLGVDDMDIFKGISLKLLAMEQLLMQHPEWHGKVVLVQIANPARGRGKDVKEIQAETSSTVKRINETFGKPGYDPVVLIDEPLKFHERIAYYVVAECCLVTAVRDGMNLIPYEYIISRQGNEKLDKVLGLEPFTAKKSMLVVSEFIGCSPSLSGAIRVNPWNIDAVADAMDSALEMAEPEKQLRHEKHYRYVSTHDVGYWARSFLQDLGRTCREHERCRCWGIGFGLSFRVVALDPNFRKLSMEHIVSAYKRTTMRAILLDYDGTLMPQASIDKSPNSKSIDILNVLCRDKNNMVFIVSARSRKTLSEWFSPCEKLGIAAEHGYFLRLKRDAEWERCVPVADCSWKQIAEPVMKLYTETTDGSTIEDRETALVWCYEDADPDFGSCQAKELLDHLESVLANEPVTVKSGQNIVEVKPQGVSKGLVAKRLLSLMQEKRMSPDFVLCIGDDRSDEDMFEVIISSMAGPSIAPRAEVFACTVCRKPSKAKYYLDDTAEIVRLMQGLASVSEQTVSG; encoded by the exons ATGGTGTCCAGATCGTATTCGAATCTTTTAGAGCTTGCCTCTGGCGAATCTCCATCATTTGGGCGCATGAGTAGGCGAATTCCACGTATTATGAACGTCGCCGGCTTGATATCTGATATAGATGACGACCCGTCAGAGAGTGTTTCCTCTGACCCTTCGTCGTCGTCTGCTCAGCGAGACCGTCTCATAATAGTGGCAAATCAGCTCCCTATCAGAGCTCAGAGGAAGACAGATGGTAGTAAAGGTTGGCTCTTCATTTGGGATGAGAATTCACTTCTCCTCCAATTAAAAGATGGCATAGGGGATGATGATATGGAGGTTATCTATGTGGGCTGTCTGAAGGAAGATATTCATCCAAATGAGCAAGATGAGGTTTCGCAAATACTCCTCGAGTCCTTTAAATGCGTGCCAACCTTTGTCCCACCGGATCTTTTTAGCCGGTACTATCATGGGTTTTGCAAGCAGCAATTATGGCCTTTGTTTCATTACATGTTGCCCCTGTCGCCGGACCTTGGTGGTAGGTTTAACCGGTCCTTGTGGCAAGCATATGTTTcggttaataaaatatttgcagATAGGATTATGGAGGTGATAAATCCTGAGGATGATTTTGTATGGGTACACGATTATCACCTGATGGTGTTACCAACTTTCTTGCGGAAAAGGTTCAATAGAGTGAAACTTGGGTTTTTCCTTCATAGTCCATTCCCTTCATCAGAGATCTATAAGACACTTCCTATTAGGGAAGAGCTTCTCCGGGCCCTACTGAATTCGGATTTGATTGGGTTCCATACTTTTGATTATGCACGGCATTTTCTATCCTGTTGTAGTCGGATGCTTGGTCTTACGTATGAATCGAAGCGTGGATATATAGGCCTAGAGTATTATGGTCGCACAGTTAGCATAAAAATTCTTCCTGTTGGTATACATATGGGTCAGCTGCAGTCAGTCTTGAGCCTGCCTGGGACAGAAGAGAAGGTTGCTGAGCTTCTCAGCCAGTATTGTGATCAGGGTAGGATAATGTTACTTGGGGTGGATGACATGGATATATTTAAGGGTATAAGTTTGAAGCTTTTGGCAATGGAGCAGCTTCTTATGCAGCACCCAGAGTGGCACGGGAAAGTAGTGTTGGTACAGATAGCCAATCCAGCTAGGGGCAGAGGAAAAGATGTGAAAGAAATTCAGGCTGAGACTTCCTCAACAGTGAAGCGAATTAATGAAACTTTTGGAAAACCAGGATATGACCCTGTTGTCTTGATTGATGAGCCACTTAAGTTTCACGAGAGAATTGCATACTATGTTGTCGCCGAGTGTTGTTTGGTCACTGCTGTGAGGGATGGGATGAATCTCATACCATATGAGTACATAATTAGTCGCCAAGGGAATGAGAAGTTAGATAAGGTTTTGGGTTTGGAACCATTCACCGCAAAGAAAAGCATGCTAGTTGTCTCTGAGTTTATTGGGTGCTCGCCGTCTTTAAGTGGAGCAATCCGGGTAAACCCCTGGAATATTGATGCTGTAGCAGATGCAATGGACTCTGCCCTTGAGATGGCCGAGCCAGAAAAACAGCTTCGGCATGAGAAACATTACAGATATGTAAGTACCCATGACGTTGGGTATTGGGCTCGTAGTTTCCTTCAAGATTTGGGGAGGACATGTCGGGAGCATGAGCGGTGCAGGTGCTGGGGTATtggatttggattgagtttcaGAGTTGTGGCACTTGATCCAAACTTCAGGAAGCTCTCTATGGAGCACATAGTATCTGCTTACAAAAGGACTACAATGAGAGCAATCCTCCTAGACTATGATGGTACACTAATGCCGCAGGCTTCCATTGATAAGAGCCCAAACTCGAAGTCAATTGATATTCTAAATGTTCTGTGTAGGGATAAGAACAACATGGTTTTCATTGTCAGTGCTAGAAGCCGGAAGACTCTCAGTGAATGGTTTTCTCCCTGTGAGAAGCTGGGAATTGCAGCAGAGCATGGTTATTTCCTCAG GCTGAAGCGAGATGCAGAATGGGAAAGATGTGTACCTGTTGCAGACTGTAGTTGGAAGCAGATTGCAGAGCCAGTAATGAAGCTTTACACTGAAACGACTGATGGTTCCACCATTGAAGATAGGGAAACTGCACTTGTCTGGTGCTACGAGGATGCGGATCCAGACTTTGGGTCGTGCCAAGCTAAGGAACTTCTTGATCATCTAGAAAGTGTGCTTGCCAATGAACCAGTTACAGTCAAGAGTGGACAGAATATTGTGGAGGTTAAGCCACAG GGTGTAAGCAAGGGACTTGTGGCCAAGCGTCTACTCTCCCTCATGCAAGAGAAGAGAATGTCACCTGATTTTGTTCTGTGCATAGGAGATGACCGATCGGATGAAGACATGTTTGAGGTAATCATCAGTTCCATGGCAGGCCCATCCATTGCTCCCAGGGCAGAAGTGTTTGCATGTACTGTTTGTCGAAAACCTAGCAAGGCTAAGTATTATCTTGACGATACTGCAGAAATTGTTAGGTTGATGCAGGGTTTGGCTTCTGTTTCAGAGCAAACAGTTTCTGGGTAG